In Emcibacteraceae bacterium, a single window of DNA contains:
- a CDS encoding CsgG/HfaB family protein: protein MQNHTSKYFQINLLTLLIVIGSFAMVPFAYAQDNQVSTNEKNLKFKVAIGRFSNETNYGKSLLRDNDLDPLGKQAADILTAYLAMSDKFLIFERPDLSKIEREQGLSGDTGIVGVDTLIIGSVVEFGRAADGQRGLFNRKKVQTAHAKVAVRFVDVRTGLVFHSATGTGDATNETKTVLGVGSTAGFDATLNDKAISVAIEDMIEELVKTLSGRTWKTDILAVEGSNVYISGGEKQGLKVGDRLAVMKEGKTVKSNQTGFNITLPASKVGELQVISLFGDNETNEGAVTNVVSGEIGDGRPEGLFVTTVN from the coding sequence ATGCAAAACCACACATCCAAATATTTTCAGATTAATCTTCTAACATTACTAATTGTTATTGGCAGTTTTGCTATGGTTCCTTTTGCCTATGCTCAGGATAATCAGGTTAGTACCAATGAGAAGAATTTAAAGTTTAAAGTCGCTATTGGTCGTTTCAGCAATGAAACAAATTATGGCAAAAGCCTTCTTAGGGATAATGATTTGGATCCTTTGGGAAAGCAGGCAGCTGATATATTAACGGCCTATCTGGCAATGTCAGATAAATTCCTTATTTTTGAAAGACCAGACCTATCCAAAATTGAGCGTGAACAAGGACTTTCAGGTGATACAGGAATTGTTGGAGTTGATACACTCATTATTGGCTCGGTTGTAGAATTTGGCAGAGCGGCAGATGGGCAGCGGGGATTATTTAACAGAAAAAAAGTACAAACAGCACATGCAAAAGTGGCGGTGCGATTTGTTGATGTGAGAACTGGCCTCGTCTTTCATTCTGCGACTGGTACGGGTGATGCAACCAATGAAACAAAAACAGTTCTTGGTGTAGGAAGTACAGCTGGGTTTGATGCTACCCTTAATGACAAGGCTATCTCGGTCGCTATTGAAGATATGATTGAAGAGTTGGTCAAAACTTTGTCTGGCAGAACCTGGAAAACAGATATTTTGGCAGTTGAAGGATCGAATGTATATATCTCTGGTGGTGAAAAACAGGGATTAAAAGTTGGCGATCGTCTTGCCGTAATGAAGGAAGGAAAAACCGTTAAAAGTAATCAGACCGGTTTTAATATTACGCTGCCTGCTTCTAAAGTAGGTGAGTTACAGGTAATTTCATTGTTTGGTGATAATGAAACCAATGAAGGTGCTGTAACGAATGTGGTTTCTGGTGAAATTGGTGATGGGCGACCAGAAGGTCTATTTGTAACAACAGTTAATTGA
- a CDS encoding argininosuccinate lyase — MGKDHDRGGGGDIANFTGVFIFAAVYHPWRDIRRIKGIIMANRQDQAGGGITDNSKFPNETYKETVLAPLFEASKTTFADYHFRVNLAHAVMLAEQGILTAAQGADILKSLIAIEENLDLASLEYTGEVEDYFFYVEGELKKALGTDLAGRLHTGRSRNDIDHTIFKMHLMDLSAVLLTELNQLIATLLRVAEGGKSTIILAYTHGQPAQPTTWGHYLGAFIEILQRDVERITLGRNTAELCSMGAAAITTTGFNLNRERMAALLGFAAPLENSYGCISSVDYVTGLYSAMKVMFLNIGRFVQDLAQRSSFELGHIYVPNEFVQISSIMPQKRNPVPIEHMRLMASLSAGHCDTIINTMHNTPFTDMNDSETEVQTVGHKAFESGVRLLRLLNDFIGAVQIDEQKIARHIGQSCATITEIADSIARIEKLSFRDAHEIAADMSREAIAKKIALDEFDYGEFSRIYKDHTGKAPKIDAEKLKEIASPGYFIAVRKITGGPAIPAFEESLKKYTGLAIAQSNENVAFFERLIGARENLADAVKKLTQNKGSD, encoded by the coding sequence ATGGGAAAAGATCATGACCGGGGCGGCGGTGGCGACATTGCCAACTTTACTGGTGTTTTTATTTTTGCAGCGGTATATCATCCGTGGCGTGATATTAGGAGGATTAAAGGGATAATCATGGCAAACAGGCAGGATCAGGCCGGCGGCGGCATCACTGACAATTCAAAATTCCCCAATGAAACCTATAAGGAAACGGTTCTAGCCCCGCTTTTTGAGGCATCAAAAACCACATTCGCCGATTATCATTTCCGCGTGAACCTGGCCCATGCCGTGATGCTGGCGGAACAGGGCATCTTAACGGCTGCGCAGGGTGCTGACATCCTGAAAAGCCTGATTGCCATTGAAGAAAATCTTGATCTGGCGTCACTTGAATATACCGGTGAGGTAGAAGATTATTTTTTCTATGTCGAGGGCGAGCTTAAAAAAGCACTGGGCACCGATCTGGCCGGGCGGCTCCATACCGGGCGCAGCCGCAATGATATTGACCACACGATTTTTAAAATGCATCTGATGGACCTGTCCGCCGTGCTGCTGACCGAACTGAACCAGCTGATCGCAACCCTGCTTCGGGTGGCAGAGGGCGGCAAATCAACCATTATCCTTGCCTATACCCACGGGCAGCCGGCCCAACCGACCACATGGGGTCATTATCTGGGGGCTTTTATCGAAATATTGCAGCGCGATGTGGAACGGATCACCCTTGGCCGCAACACTGCGGAGCTTTGTTCGATGGGGGCGGCGGCCATCACCACCACAGGCTTTAATTTAAACCGCGAAAGAATGGCGGCACTCCTGGGCTTTGCCGCGCCGCTTGAAAATTCCTATGGCTGCATTTCCAGTGTTGATTATGTCACCGGGCTTTATAGCGCGATGAAGGTCATGTTCCTGAATATTGGCCGCTTTGTCCAGGATCTGGCCCAGCGCAGCAGTTTCGAGCTTGGCCATATTTATGTGCCCAATGAATTTGTCCAGATCAGCTCAATCATGCCGCAAAAGCGAAACCCGGTGCCGATTGAACATATGCGCCTTATGGCGTCGCTTTCCGCAGGGCATTGTGACACAATCATAAACACCATGCATAATACGCCATTCACGGACATGAACGATTCTGAAACCGAGGTCCAGACCGTCGGCCACAAGGCTTTTGAAAGCGGGGTCCGATTATTGCGGCTTTTAAATGATTTTATTGGTGCGGTGCAGATTGACGAACAGAAAATCGCCCGCCATATCGGGCAAAGCTGCGCCACCATTACCGAAATCGCTGACAGCATCGCCCGCATAGAAAAACTATCCTTCCGTGATGCCCATGAAATCGCCGCCGACATGTCACGCGAGGCCATTGCCAAAAAAATTGCGCTCGATGAATTTGACTATGGTGAATTCAGCCGAATTTATAAGGATCACACTGGAAAGGCGCCAAAAATTGACGCTGAAAAATTAAAGGAAATTGCCAGCCCCGGATATTTCATTGCCGTGCGTAAAATTACCGGCGGCCCGGCCATTCCGGCCTTTGAGGAAAGCCTTAAAAAATATACAGGCCTGGCCATTGCCCAAAGCAATGAAAATGTCGCTTTTTTTGAGCGGCTGATCGGGGCGCGTGAAAATCTGGCTGACGCGGTAAAAAAACTGACACAGAATAAGGGGAGCGATTAA
- a CDS encoding DUF799 family lipoprotein, producing MNKIKIFAAILSAIALSACATAPDYKDFTTFISADPHSILIVPVINHSEEVEAADLFLTTLPVPLSEKGYYVFPTNMVKKIMEEDGLGDPLLVHSADTTRLAELFGADSIIYVEILEWTNKYSVLSAGVQVHFLYTIKDGHDGKLLWQDEQNLIVDKSQGGSGNIFADLIATAIVAASDSLSSDYTYVANSANAAAIYSPGQGIPAGPYSALYKSDTKQFPANGTGRISDATVLAASYQADPNINMKNKEEKGDENSEETNSSEDSDQNNSN from the coding sequence ATGAATAAAATTAAAATATTTGCGGCAATATTGTCTGCAATAGCTTTATCTGCATGTGCGACTGCACCAGACTATAAGGACTTCACAACATTTATTTCTGCAGACCCACATTCAATTCTGATTGTTCCTGTGATTAATCATTCCGAAGAGGTTGAAGCGGCAGACTTGTTTCTAACAACTCTTCCTGTCCCGCTTTCGGAAAAGGGATATTATGTTTTCCCCACCAATATGGTTAAAAAAATTATGGAGGAAGATGGCCTTGGCGATCCGTTATTGGTGCATTCAGCGGACACGACACGTCTGGCGGAACTTTTTGGGGCAGATAGTATAATTTATGTAGAAATTCTGGAGTGGACGAATAAATATAGTGTCCTGTCAGCCGGCGTTCAGGTCCATTTTCTTTATACCATTAAAGATGGCCATGATGGGAAACTGCTTTGGCAGGATGAACAAAATCTTATCGTTGATAAATCACAGGGAGGTTCGGGAAATATATTTGCTGATCTGATTGCAACGGCGATTGTTGCTGCCTCCGATAGTCTTAGTTCGGATTATACATATGTCGCAAATAGTGCAAATGCCGCTGCTATTTATTCGCCTGGACAGGGTATCCCTGCGGGTCCATATTCAGCATTATATAAATCTGATACAAAACAATTTCCGGCAAACGGTACGGGAAGAATCTCTGATGCAACTGTATTGGCGGCATCTTATCAGGCCGACCCAAATATAAACATGAAAAATAAAGAAGAAAAAGGTGACGAAAATTCTGAAGAAACTAATTCATCAGAAGATTCTGATCAGAATAATTCTAACTAA
- the ugpC gene encoding sn-glycerol-3-phosphate ABC transporter ATP-binding protein UgpC, translating into MASVTLSDISKSYGKVSVIEHLDLEIRDKEFIVLVGPSGCGKSTLLRMIAGLEDITAGKISIAERMVNNLEPRDRDIAMVFQNYALYPHMNVYKNISFGLRARKMAKADIDSHVNRVAEILDIKDLLNRKPSELSGGQRQRVAMGRAMVRNPAVFLFDEPLSNLDAKLRASMRAEIKKLHRTVETTMIYVTHDQVEAMTLADRIVIMDQGKIQQIGTPMEVYNTPANQFVAGFIGSPEMNFIKSKDGITLGIRPEDIYLADSVTLEKGKNIKAVVEVVEPLGAETLLIALYVGIRITAKLNGLIDLEAGSEVKLTLDMSRAHLFNKDGERV; encoded by the coding sequence ATGGCGAGCGTGACATTATCGGATATTTCAAAAAGTTACGGCAAAGTTTCGGTCATTGAACATCTTGATCTTGAAATCAGGGATAAGGAATTTATCGTTCTGGTCGGCCCGTCCGGCTGCGGCAAATCAACACTGCTGCGCATGATCGCGGGACTTGAGGATATTACGGCGGGTAAAATCTCCATCGCTGAACGTATGGTCAATAATCTTGAGCCGCGTGACCGCGATATCGCCATGGTGTTTCAGAATTATGCGCTATACCCGCATATGAATGTTTATAAAAATATATCCTTCGGCCTTCGTGCCCGTAAAATGGCGAAAGCCGATATTGACTCCCATGTCAACCGGGTCGCCGAAATACTGGATATTAAAGACCTGCTTAACCGTAAACCGTCGGAGCTTTCCGGCGGGCAGCGCCAGCGGGTCGCCATGGGCCGGGCCATGGTGCGTAATCCGGCGGTGTTCCTGTTTGATGAACCCTTATCAAACCTTGACGCGAAATTACGTGCCAGCATGAGGGCGGAAATTAAAAAACTGCACCGCACTGTGGAAACCACCATGATTTATGTTACCCATGACCAGGTAGAGGCGATGACCTTGGCCGACCGCATTGTCATTATGGATCAGGGCAAAATTCAGCAGATCGGTACCCCGATGGAGGTTTACAATACCCCCGCAAATCAGTTTGTCGCCGGTTTTATCGGCAGCCCTGAAATGAATTTCATTAAAAGCAAAGATGGCATCACCCTCGGCATCAGACCCGAGGATATTTATCTGGCGGATAGTGTCACCCTTGAAAAAGGTAAAAATATCAAAGCGGTGGTGGAGGTGGTCGAGCCGCTTGGCGCCGAAACATTGCTGATCGCCCTTTATGTTGGCATCAGAATAACCGCTAAACTGAACGGACTTATTGATCTGGAAGCAGGATCAGAGGTCAAACTCACCCTTGATATGTCCCGCGCTCACCTGTTCAACAAGGACGGGGAGAGGGTTTAA
- a CDS encoding sugar ABC transporter permease: protein MSIGKKRAITAWCFISVPIVYFILVRFYPTLDAFSISLTDWNIVGKKTYIGFDNFIRLWHDPVFWQVLGNTFEYLLLGVPISLILSFIIAHSLDQVRFGHGFLRACYFIPFLTTAVAMAWVWRWFYQPVPVGMINLALGQLGIKQLDFLRSTTEALPAVLAPAIWAGLGFQIVIFMAGLRAIPQSYYEAAKIDGAGAFRILREITLPQLRPTIVFLTVISSIGFLRIFDQVYNMTQEGEGGPLNATRPLVLHIYKAAFERFEMGMAAAQTVILFVILLIITIIQLRVLKND, encoded by the coding sequence ATGAGCATTGGAAAAAAACGAGCCATCACCGCCTGGTGTTTCATTTCTGTGCCTATTGTTTATTTTATTCTGGTGCGTTTTTACCCGACCCTTGATGCGTTCAGCATTTCGCTGACCGACTGGAATATTGTCGGCAAAAAAACCTATATTGGCTTTGATAATTTTATCCGGCTCTGGCATGATCCGGTTTTCTGGCAGGTGCTTGGCAACACGTTTGAATATCTATTGCTCGGGGTGCCGATTTCACTTATTCTTTCCTTTATCATCGCCCATTCGCTTGATCAGGTCCGTTTTGGACATGGTTTCCTGCGTGCCTGTTATTTTATCCCGTTTCTGACCACGGCGGTGGCGATGGCCTGGGTCTGGCGTTGGTTTTATCAGCCGGTACCGGTGGGGATGATCAATCTTGCCCTTGGTCAGTTGGGCATTAAGCAGCTTGATTTTCTCCGCTCCACCACAGAAGCGCTCCCCGCCGTGCTGGCCCCGGCAATCTGGGCCGGGCTCGGTTTTCAAATAGTTATTTTTATGGCAGGGCTTCGGGCCATTCCGCAAAGCTATTATGAAGCGGCGAAAATTGACGGGGCTGGGGCTTTCCGCATTTTACGGGAAATAACTCTGCCGCAGCTTCGTCCGACCATCGTGTTTCTGACCGTGATCAGCTCAATCGGGTTCCTTCGCATTTTTGATCAGGTTTATAACATGACGCAGGAAGGGGAAGGAGGCCCCCTAAACGCCACCCGGCCACTGGTGCTGCATATTTATAAGGCGGCGTTTGAGCGTTTTGAAATGGGCATGGCGGCGGCGCAGACAGTTATTTTATTCGTCATTCTGCTGATCATCACCATTATCCAACTTAGGGTGCTTAAAAATGACTGA
- a CDS encoding carbohydrate ABC transporter permease: MTENKAPIRPGKIIIWSLLFIGAVIMMTPIIFMFSASFKYNDEIYELALISSEPTLSNYIYLFENTEFLIWFKNSILVALASTVSVLFFDSLVGYTLAKFRFRGRKLVFIAILSTLMIPTEMLVIPWYILARDFGLLDSYIGLIFPGIMTGFGVFLMKQFFESVPDDYLDAARIDGLSEFRIFTEIAMPLVAPALSALAIFTFLGNWTAFLWPLIVSSSAELFTIPVGLSSFSGEFQSEWEKIMTGAAVATLPTLLVFLFLQRYIIRGVILGGLKG, translated from the coding sequence ATGACTGAAAATAAAGCACCGATCCGACCCGGCAAAATTATAATCTGGAGCCTTTTATTCATCGGTGCCGTGATTATGATGACACCGATTATTTTCATGTTTTCCGCCAGCTTTAAATATAATGATGAAATTTATGAACTGGCGCTAATAAGTTCAGAACCAACATTAAGTAATTATATTTATCTATTTGAAAATACGGAATTTTTAATATGGTTTAAAAATTCAATTCTTGTCGCACTTGCCTCAACCGTTTCTGTGCTATTTTTTGACAGTCTGGTTGGGTATACACTGGCAAAATTCCGCTTCCGCGGCCGTAAACTGGTCTTCATCGCCATTTTAAGCACATTGATGATCCCGACCGAAATGCTGGTGATCCCGTGGTATATACTGGCGCGCGATTTCGGCCTGCTTGATAGCTATATCGGGCTGATATTTCCAGGGATTATGACCGGGTTCGGGGTTTTTCTGATGAAACAGTTTTTTGAAAGTGTGCCCGATGATTATCTCGACGCGGCCCGCATTGACGGGCTTTCCGAATTTCGGATATTTACCGAAATTGCCATGCCGCTGGTGGCCCCGGCCTTATCCGCGCTGGCAATTTTTACATTTTTGGGCAACTGGACAGCGTTTTTATGGCCGTTAATTGTTAGCTCAAGTGCTGAACTTTTCACCATTCCCGTCGGGCTTTCATCCTTTTCCGGTGAATTTCAAAGCGAATGGGAAAAGATCATGACCGGGGCGGCGGTGGCGACATTGCCAACTTTACTGGTGTTTTTATTTTTGCAGCGGTATATCATCCGTGGCGTGATATTAGGAGGATTAAAGGGATAA
- a CDS encoding extracellular solute-binding protein, which yields MRLLTAIIFMLSIAGNTHAVEIDYWQYSYKTRVDAMDELIVAFEAENPDIKVNQTTFPYAQYRTKVAASVGAGEGPDVVQLYYGWLGDYLKAGILKPLSEDNFPTTEIETDFFPIVHNMKVEGHYYALPTAVRSLGLFWNKKLFREAGLDPDVPPKTLDELTEFAKRLTKRDRAGNIIQVGITVGPIDQDHNWWREVLVRQFGGAPYNADNTKVTYDDEAGLQAFDYYAGLVTDHKVSVVDFMDKGEIAFKAGRAAMHIDGSFALSTFDRARHLEYGVAELPTHEGIKSNFASYWVNGITSKAAGEKRMAAEKFLKFITSEAAMQLWLDRVGELPARRAVANRPENRNNPKFGPFIRGLDYAHSTEFYSEAEQRRTVVDMLDRVVLSGMSVARSLRIAAEEDQAIIDKARMK from the coding sequence GTGCGGCTTTTAACTGCCATTATTTTTATGCTTTCAATCGCTGGCAATACCCATGCGGTTGAGATCGATTATTGGCAATATAGCTATAAAACCCGTGTCGACGCCATGGATGAGCTGATTGTCGCGTTTGAGGCGGAAAATCCGGATATAAAAGTCAATCAGACCACCTTTCCCTATGCCCAGTATCGGACCAAGGTGGCGGCGTCCGTTGGTGCCGGGGAAGGGCCGGACGTAGTGCAGCTTTATTATGGCTGGCTGGGGGATTATTTAAAGGCGGGGATTTTAAAGCCCTTAAGCGAGGATAATTTTCCAACCACGGAAATTGAAACTGATTTTTTCCCGATTGTTCATAACATGAAAGTGGAAGGTCATTATTACGCCCTGCCGACAGCGGTCAGATCGCTTGGACTTTTCTGGAATAAAAAGCTGTTCCGTGAAGCGGGCCTTGACCCGGATGTGCCACCCAAAACGCTGGATGAACTTACTGAATTTGCCAAAAGACTTACAAAACGGGACCGCGCCGGCAATATTATTCAGGTTGGCATCACTGTCGGGCCTATTGATCAGGATCATAACTGGTGGCGGGAAGTGCTGGTCCGTCAGTTTGGTGGTGCGCCCTATAACGCGGATAATACAAAAGTCACCTATGATGATGAGGCGGGGTTACAGGCCTTTGACTATTATGCGGGACTGGTCACTGATCATAAAGTAAGTGTGGTTGATTTTATGGATAAGGGCGAAATCGCCTTTAAAGCGGGAAGGGCAGCGATGCATATTGACGGATCATTCGCCCTTTCCACCTTTGATCGGGCCAGACACCTTGAATACGGGGTGGCGGAGCTTCCCACCCACGAGGGGATAAAGTCAAATTTCGCATCCTACTGGGTTAACGGCATCACCAGCAAGGCTGCCGGGGAAAAGCGGATGGCGGCAGAAAAATTCCTAAAATTCATCACGTCCGAAGCGGCTATGCAGCTATGGCTTGACCGGGTGGGGGAACTTCCGGCACGGCGAGCGGTGGCAAACCGCCCTGAAAACAGAAATAACCCGAAATTTGGCCCGTTTATCAGGGGACTGGATTATGCCCACTCAACAGAATTTTATTCGGAAGCGGAACAAAGGCGAACTGTGGTTGATATGCTGGATAGGGTGGTTTTAAGTGGAATGAGCGTCGCGCGCAGTTTGCGGATTGCCGCTGAAGAAGACCAGGCCATCATTGATAAGGCGAGGATGAAATGA
- a CDS encoding DUF4810 domain-containing protein, with amino-acid sequence MKLVSMKCCKFIVFTVLIIMTSACGNKSMYNWGGYSNNLLGYYKNMDDEQLQKFSDSLYEGIEKAEIKDNVPPGMYAEYGYTKLELNDANTAAIYFQKEWDKWPESRFLMEKVMKRLTTMAPEQTTPSTTGEM; translated from the coding sequence ATGAAATTAGTTAGTATGAAGTGCTGTAAATTTATTGTTTTTACGGTGTTAATAATTATGACTTCGGCATGCGGTAATAAAAGCATGTATAATTGGGGTGGCTATAGTAATAATCTTCTTGGGTATTATAAAAATATGGATGACGAGCAGCTGCAAAAATTTTCTGACTCTTTGTACGAAGGGATAGAAAAGGCAGAAATTAAAGATAATGTCCCACCAGGAATGTATGCCGAGTACGGATACACAAAATTAGAACTGAATGATGCTAATACAGCCGCTATTTACTTTCAGAAAGAATGGGATAAATGGCCTGAGTCAAGATTTCTGATGGAAAAAGTCATGAAGCGCCTGACAACAATGGCGCCAGAACAGACAACACCATCTACTACGGGGGAAATGTAA
- a CDS encoding SIR2 family protein produces the protein MFDVSDSKTVYAAKLLFDKIAIKEEGIVLWIGAGASSWSGYPLWKDLALKFHTDYQRYDPSYDVNNGLKLINDSKFPEYFQECKDLSITHYNELLSENFKSKQITPVYSRFIKSVRDLAPKCILTTNVDDLLEKNLPSYTLIEKSNIERCHYLLKNNEPFICKLHGSMDKIQSVVFTSEDYSNLESDESFIKYLERIISASTLIFIGYGLKDEYLISLLQKNQNLATLFGDGPHFAILPNITTKLPSSVKILRYLPIPHKDHRTTISIIEELKFRRPKIKKAKFEHEPAAKENLLRSAHLLFDVLPPGTWTSSHTIELEGQQSQKIQAIVGNGFTTKEVSDHRSTAMHDFLVGLICFDQVIAPIQSLGRLHILIGSDRFWGLVRDDIVTFINWQQNEAVFFPSPDSINSGDLGTFSTLNSDMTKKTVKDQIRSHLKPSTGNEHEAEKLFEELEPKIYDICDTPSESIPNIVRSLLLRPSIRNLLGISGGTPLNSITRWQVFSILRLANVVRIGSACRNLMISSAKLDFGTSNLAGPAFASAAGVEFTDDSASYVVCGRFNCDLGNIVSQDVTLIDSVLAFRDTIEGINLRKEILKNLAISSSADVNIAVNSALIKSIPNKLLQEARDKFVSLLTPQKSIGSPISAIWNNDVRAEESINKWKQTSREILKSICQKNGITSYDPCPCGSGEKLKFCCEEALLLNSRA, from the coding sequence ATGTTTGATGTATCAGATTCTAAAACAGTGTATGCAGCAAAACTGCTTTTTGACAAGATAGCGATCAAAGAGGAAGGTATAGTTCTTTGGATAGGAGCTGGTGCAAGTTCTTGGAGTGGCTATCCTTTATGGAAAGATTTGGCTTTAAAATTTCATACTGATTATCAACGTTATGATCCATCGTATGATGTAAATAATGGTCTTAAACTAATAAACGATTCAAAATTCCCTGAGTATTTCCAAGAATGTAAAGATTTGAGTATTACGCACTATAATGAATTACTTTCAGAAAATTTTAAGTCAAAGCAAATAACACCTGTTTATTCAAGATTTATAAAGTCGGTTAGAGACCTTGCCCCAAAGTGTATATTAACTACAAATGTAGATGACTTGCTTGAGAAAAATCTTCCATCTTATACACTAATTGAAAAATCAAATATAGAAAGATGCCATTATTTACTTAAAAATAATGAACCATTTATTTGTAAGTTGCACGGTTCTATGGATAAAATTCAATCTGTAGTATTTACTTCTGAAGATTATAGTAATTTAGAATCTGACGAGAGTTTTATTAAATACCTAGAGAGAATAATATCTGCTTCAACACTAATATTTATTGGATATGGTCTTAAAGATGAATATTTAATCTCATTACTTCAGAAAAACCAGAACTTAGCGACACTATTTGGAGATGGACCTCATTTCGCTATTTTGCCAAATATAACCACAAAGTTACCATCAAGTGTAAAAATATTAAGGTATTTACCTATTCCGCATAAGGATCATCGAACAACAATTTCAATAATAGAAGAACTTAAATTTAGACGACCTAAAATCAAAAAAGCAAAGTTTGAACATGAACCGGCTGCTAAAGAAAATTTATTACGAAGTGCTCACTTATTGTTTGATGTTTTACCTCCTGGCACCTGGACAAGTTCTCATACTATCGAACTTGAAGGTCAACAAAGCCAAAAAATTCAAGCCATAGTTGGAAATGGGTTTACAACAAAAGAAGTTTCAGATCATAGGTCAACAGCAATGCATGATTTTCTTGTTGGATTAATTTGCTTTGATCAGGTTATTGCGCCTATTCAATCTTTAGGGCGACTTCATATATTAATTGGGAGTGATAGGTTTTGGGGATTAGTACGGGATGACATAGTCACTTTTATAAATTGGCAACAAAATGAAGCAGTATTTTTTCCAAGCCCTGATTCAATTAATTCAGGAGATCTAGGAACTTTTTCTACATTAAATTCTGATATGACAAAAAAAACGGTTAAAGATCAAATTAGAAGTCATCTTAAACCTTCTACAGGAAACGAACACGAGGCAGAAAAACTTTTTGAGGAACTTGAACCGAAAATATATGATATTTGTGATACCCCAAGTGAATCCATACCAAATATTGTTCGCAGCTTACTTCTACGTCCTTCAATCCGAAATTTACTAGGTATTAGTGGTGGAACACCTCTAAATTCAATTACTAGATGGCAAGTATTTTCAATTCTTAGGTTAGCAAATGTTGTTAGAATTGGCTCAGCATGTCGAAATTTGATGATAAGTTCTGCAAAGTTAGACTTTGGTACATCAAATTTAGCCGGTCCAGCGTTTGCTTCTGCTGCCGGAGTAGAATTTACAGATGATTCAGCTAGTTACGTAGTGTGTGGTCGTTTTAACTGTGATCTTGGCAATATTGTATCTCAAGATGTTACATTAATAGACAGTGTCCTTGCTTTTCGCGATACTATTGAAGGAATTAACTTGAGAAAAGAGATACTGAAAAACCTTGCAATAAGTAGTAGTGCAGACGTTAATATAGCTGTAAATAGTGCCCTAATAAAAAGCATTCCAAATAAATTGCTTCAGGAAGCAAGAGATAAGTTTGTCAGCCTCTTAACACCTCAAAAATCTATAGGTTCACCTATATCTGCTATATGGAATAATGATGTACGAGCAGAAGAATCTATAAATAAATGGAAACAAACTAGTAGAGAAATCCTTAAATCTATTTGCCAAAAAAATGGTATTACATCATACGATCCTTGCCCTTGTGGGTCTGGCGAAAAATTAAAATTTTGCTGCGAAGAGGCACTGCTTTTGAATTCAAGGGCTTAA